The Candidatus Saccharibacteria bacterium sequence AGGCGACCACTTTACAAAGGAATATGTTTTACAACTGATTACAAACCGGTATATAATACAATCAAAGTGCTTAAGCTATTTATTTTTAAGGAGTGGGGTTTTCATGAGTCAGGTTACTATCGCGATTAACGGGTTCGGCCGTATTGGGCGCAACGCCTTTAAAATTGCCTATGAACGAAGCGACGTCAAGATTGTCGCAATAAACGATCTTACCGACACGAAAACGTTGGCGCATCTTTTAAAGCACGACTCGTCGTATGGAACATACCAGCATGATGTTGGCTACGATGACACAGGGATTACCGTTAATGGCGAGCATATTGCGGTATTAGCCGAAAAAGATCCAGCAAAACTGCCGTGGGCAAGTATGGCAGTAGATGTTGTTATAGAGAGTACCGGTAGATTTACCGAACCGGCACAGGCGCGCATGCATATTGACCAAGCGGGCGCGAAACGTGTCGTTATTAGCGCCCCTGCAAAGGGTGAAGGATCGGATGCTATTGTACTTGGTGTTAACGAGGATGCGATTGGTCAAGAAGGCGCAAGCGATGTTATTAGCAATGCAAGCTGTACGACCAACTGTATTGCGCCAGTAATGGCAGTGCTTGAAAGCCATTTTGGTATCGAAAAAGCCATGATGACGACGGTGCATAGCTACACGGCCGACCAGCAGCTGCAAGACGCGCCACATAAAGACCTCCGCCGAGCGCGTGCTGCTGCCGAAAATATTGTACCAACAAGTACGGGTGCCAGTGCCGCAGCTGGGTTGGTTTTGCCAGCAGTTGCAGGAATATTTGGGGGGCTTAGTCTTCGTGTTCCGACGCCTGTCGTAAGTCTTAGTGATTTTGTCGTTGTGACAAAACGTGATGTTACGGTAGAAGAAGTAAACGCGGCGTTTAAAAAAGCAGCCGACCAGCCATTTTATCAGGGTATTCTTGAGGTCACCGAAGAAGAGCTGGTAAGTAGCGACTTTAAGGGCAATAGCCATAGTGCAATCGTTGACCTTCCGCTTACGAACGTTGTTGGTGGAAACCTTGTTAAGGTAGTGGCTTGGTACGACAACGAGTGGGGTTATAGCAACCGTCTGGTTGAGCTTGTTGCCGACGCTGGTCGCGCAATTCATAAATAAGCAGTGCAAGGCGCCCTGGCGAAATGGCCGGGGTGCTTTTGTTTTAGGGCAAAAGTGCTTATACTTGTAGTATG is a genomic window containing:
- the gap gene encoding type I glyceraldehyde-3-phosphate dehydrogenase codes for the protein MSQVTIAINGFGRIGRNAFKIAYERSDVKIVAINDLTDTKTLAHLLKHDSSYGTYQHDVGYDDTGITVNGEHIAVLAEKDPAKLPWASMAVDVVIESTGRFTEPAQARMHIDQAGAKRVVISAPAKGEGSDAIVLGVNEDAIGQEGASDVISNASCTTNCIAPVMAVLESHFGIEKAMMTTVHSYTADQQLQDAPHKDLRRARAAAENIVPTSTGASAAAGLVLPAVAGIFGGLSLRVPTPVVSLSDFVVVTKRDVTVEEVNAAFKKAADQPFYQGILEVTEEELVSSDFKGNSHSAIVDLPLTNVVGGNLVKVVAWYDNEWGYSNRLVELVADAGRAIHK